From the genome of Bosea sp. Tri-49, one region includes:
- a CDS encoding DUF6644 family protein translates to MATLVDWLGSWPGAVLLQRSGTAYLLVNAAHILGIGLLLGAILPLDLRLAGVLRASALPLIGPMLIRTAACGLALALATGFWLFTVKPGEYLGNTAFLAKLGLLALALGNIALQHRGLRPVLAGGEIGLKVRLLAALSASLWLSVLVAGRWIGFL, encoded by the coding sequence GTGGCGACGCTCGTCGACTGGCTCGGCAGCTGGCCGGGCGCGGTGCTGCTGCAGCGCTCCGGCACCGCCTATCTCCTCGTCAACGCTGCGCATATCCTCGGCATCGGCCTGCTGCTCGGGGCGATTCTGCCGCTCGATCTCAGGCTGGCCGGGGTGCTGCGCGCCTCTGCGCTCCCTCTGATCGGCCCGATGCTGATCCGCACCGCGGCGTGCGGCCTTGCGCTCGCACTCGCGACAGGTTTCTGGCTGTTCACGGTGAAGCCGGGCGAATATCTCGGCAACACCGCCTTCCTCGCCAAGCTCGGCCTGCTGGCATTGGCGCTGGGCAATATCGCGCTCCAGCACCGTGGGCTGAGGCCGGTGCTGGCCGGCGGCGAGATCGGCCTGAAGGTGCGCCTGCTCGCTGCCCTCTCGGCCTCGCTCTGGCTGTCCGTGCTGGTCGCCGGACGCTGGATCGGCTTCCTGTGA
- a CDS encoding MerR family transcriptional regulator, whose protein sequence is MTTTDQRYTIGELARLCGVPVRRIRFYSDKGLLPPATRTMANYRVYSDADAARLDLIQALRAMGTSLTAIQGILARKGSLAELLALRLSALEAEIAGKRRIAATLRAALRNPEPTAEDIRRLWTMTNLSNADMRALTERFYDEVTGDRMNPDWRQKAIEAGAPELPDDPTPEQIDAFAELRAMLSDETVIASAKADAAAMWTPEFDPAAYHAAAERIFAEIRKAMAAGETPASATGRVIAQDWLDASAKAMKREPDESFRVWHLDQHRRHHDRSLRYQQLLATLRGEDAPGQEWWWINEAMKALVV, encoded by the coding sequence ATGACCACGACCGACCAGCGCTACACCATCGGCGAGCTCGCCCGCCTCTGCGGCGTGCCCGTGCGGCGCATCCGCTTCTATTCCGACAAGGGACTGCTGCCGCCGGCAACCCGCACCATGGCGAACTACCGCGTCTATTCCGACGCCGATGCGGCGCGCCTCGACCTGATCCAGGCGCTGCGCGCCATGGGCACGAGTCTCACTGCGATCCAGGGCATCCTCGCCCGCAAGGGCTCGCTCGCCGAGCTGTTGGCGCTGCGGCTCTCGGCACTCGAGGCCGAGATCGCCGGCAAGCGCCGCATCGCCGCGACCCTGCGCGCCGCCCTGCGCAATCCCGAACCCACCGCCGAAGACATCCGGAGATTATGGACCATGACCAATCTGTCCAACGCTGACATGCGGGCCCTGACCGAACGCTTCTACGACGAGGTCACCGGCGACAGGATGAACCCCGATTGGCGGCAAAAGGCGATCGAAGCCGGAGCGCCCGAACTGCCCGATGATCCGACGCCGGAACAGATCGACGCCTTCGCCGAGCTCAGGGCGATGCTGAGCGACGAGACCGTGATCGCCAGTGCCAAGGCCGACGCCGCGGCGATGTGGACGCCGGAGTTCGACCCCGCCGCCTATCATGCCGCCGCCGAGCGCATCTTCGCCGAGATCCGTAAAGCTATGGCAGCTGGTGAAACTCCAGCTTCGGCCACCGGCCGCGTCATCGCCCAGGATTGGCTGGATGCCTCGGCCAAAGCGATGAAGCGCGAGCCGGACGAGAGTTTCCGCGTCTGGCATCTCGATCAGCACCGTCGGCACCATGACCGCTCGCTGCGCTACCAGCAATTGCTCGCAACCCTGCGCGGCGAGGACGCGCCCGGCCAAGAATGGTGGTGGATCAACGAGGCGATGAAGGCGCTGGTCGTCTGA
- a CDS encoding GGDEF domain-containing protein, with the protein MAAIFLRVHAPRHDPISRHAESASEAPSGAAPARSFDGLGFEPTLEREYRQHMRTGQRSSTLVCLITALGIWLTFIGLDLTRLDDLAMIASGDGSVVIAIALRLGTLAVILRLVWIVRRNRQARSFHHLTMLALALIGVTCAFIANMYKLRGLPQADIAQLVIIAAVFLPVGLTFLQSLGVALLIAMFTTVLGLVMLEPAQLAEHGRLSILLFFAVFVSAVGAWLRERAERDQFLLRRMLHSRAMSDALTGIANRRGFEEHVAMALLQARRDRVPVVFAVLDIDHFKRYNDRYGHQAGDIALALIARAVDGTLRRPMDMVGRLGGEEFGLFLYDTTPEKAQERLEQAAQAIAELRIEHAASPTAQYITVSMGAVGFDGQETAVDLYRRADAALYAGKASGRNRVELGESGERLAG; encoded by the coding sequence GTGGCAGCCATCTTCCTGCGCGTGCACGCCCCACGCCACGATCCGATCTCCAGGCACGCCGAATCGGCGAGCGAAGCGCCAAGCGGCGCGGCGCCGGCGCGCAGCTTCGATGGCCTCGGTTTCGAGCCCACGCTGGAACGCGAGTATCGGCAGCACATGCGCACCGGACAGCGCAGCAGCACGCTCGTCTGCCTGATCACGGCACTCGGCATCTGGTTGACCTTCATCGGGCTCGACCTGACGCGGCTCGACGATCTCGCCATGATCGCAAGCGGCGACGGTTCGGTCGTGATCGCCATCGCGCTCCGGCTGGGGACGCTTGCCGTGATCCTGCGGCTGGTCTGGATCGTGCGCCGCAACCGGCAGGCGCGCTCCTTTCACCATCTCACCATGCTGGCGCTGGCGCTGATCGGCGTGACCTGCGCCTTCATCGCCAATATGTACAAGCTGCGCGGCCTGCCGCAGGCGGACATCGCCCAGCTCGTCATCATCGCTGCCGTGTTCCTGCCGGTTGGGCTGACCTTCCTGCAGAGTCTCGGCGTCGCCTTGCTGATCGCCATGTTCACCACCGTGCTCGGCTTGGTCATGCTCGAGCCGGCGCAGCTGGCCGAACATGGCCGGCTGTCGATCCTGCTGTTCTTCGCCGTCTTCGTCAGCGCCGTCGGCGCCTGGCTGCGCGAGCGGGCCGAGCGTGACCAGTTCCTGCTGCGGCGCATGCTGCACAGCCGGGCGATGTCGGATGCGCTGACCGGGATCGCCAACCGGCGTGGTTTCGAGGAGCATGTCGCCATGGCGTTGCTGCAGGCGCGGCGCGATCGCGTGCCGGTTGTCTTCGCGGTGCTCGATATCGACCATTTCAAGCGCTACAACGATCGTTACGGTCATCAGGCCGGCGACATCGCCCTGGCGCTGATCGCTCGCGCCGTCGACGGCACGCTGCGCCGGCCGATGGATATGGTCGGGCGGCTGGGCGGCGAGGAATTCGGCCTGTTCCTTTACGACACCACGCCGGAGAAGGCGCAGGAGCGACTGGAGCAGGCGGCGCAGGCGATCGCCGAGCTCAGGATCGAGCATGCGGCCTCGCCGACGGCACAATACATCACCGTCAGCATGGGGGCCGTCGGCTTCGACGGCCAGGAAACGGCCGTCGATCTCTATCGGCGGGCCGATGCGGCGCTCTATGCCGGCAAGGCCTCGGGCCGGAACCGGGTCGAGTTGGGCGAGAGCGGCGAGCGCCTGGCGGGCTAG
- a CDS encoding Gfo/Idh/MocA family protein, with amino-acid sequence MSEPVSIGLIGAGIMGERMLRAILAQSPELVRATGIWDPSGQAMARIAQELPQVARLADAAAVIAASDCVYIASPPASHLGHARAALAAGRTVFCEKPLAIDVADSRAFVAEAGSRGAVNFPFASSPAIAQLQDWIEAGAVDNNRRISIEVAFATWPRSWQADAAGWLDRREQGGFTREVVSHFLFLSRRLGGALHGLQASASFPETGKSERRIEARLMAGDIPVTLVGSVGTTQKDDHNIWMLEGDGGAVRLCDWSLAEQRQPDGSWQRAPDALTQLEARPVALKRQLEGVAKLTRGEAHQLATLEEALNVQEIVEAILASGSNSSRSA; translated from the coding sequence ATGTCCGAACCCGTTTCCATCGGCCTGATCGGCGCCGGCATCATGGGCGAACGCATGCTGCGCGCGATCCTGGCGCAATCGCCCGAGCTCGTGCGTGCCACTGGAATCTGGGACCCGTCGGGGCAGGCCATGGCCCGGATCGCACAGGAACTGCCGCAGGTCGCACGCTTGGCCGATGCCGCTGCGGTGATCGCGGCGAGCGACTGCGTCTACATCGCGTCGCCGCCCGCCTCGCATCTCGGCCATGCGCGCGCCGCGCTCGCGGCTGGCAGAACCGTATTCTGCGAGAAGCCGCTCGCGATCGACGTCGCCGATTCCCGCGCTTTCGTCGCCGAGGCGGGATCGCGCGGCGCAGTCAATTTCCCCTTCGCCTCGTCGCCTGCGATTGCGCAGTTGCAGGACTGGATCGAGGCCGGGGCTGTCGACAACAATCGTCGGATCTCGATCGAGGTCGCCTTCGCGACCTGGCCGCGCTCCTGGCAGGCCGATGCGGCCGGCTGGCTTGACCGGCGCGAACAGGGTGGCTTCACCCGCGAGGTCGTCTCGCATTTCCTCTTCCTGAGCCGCCGGCTCGGCGGGGCGCTGCACGGCCTGCAGGCGAGCGCGTCCTTCCCGGAAACGGGCAAGTCGGAACGTCGGATCGAGGCGCGGCTGATGGCCGGCGACATTCCGGTGACGCTCGTCGGCAGTGTCGGTACGACCCAGAAGGACGATCACAACATCTGGATGCTCGAAGGCGATGGCGGAGCGGTAAGGCTCTGCGATTGGTCACTGGCCGAGCAGCGCCAGCCGGATGGGTCCTGGCAGCGCGCTCCCGATGCGTTGACGCAGCTCGAGGCACGGCCGGTAGCGCTGAAGCGGCAGCTTGAAGGCGTCGCGAAGCTCACGCGTGGAGAGGCTCACCAGCTCGCTACTCTGGAGGAGGCGCTCAACGTGCAGGAGATCGTCGAGGCGATCCTGGCGAGCGGAAGCAATTCCAGCAGAAGCGCGTAG
- a CDS encoding ImmA/IrrE family metallo-endopeptidase, translated as MRHAFLTDAQIDARALAHRRGLGFADDQAVDAMTLLARLKARYPEFSYERVPDGSLGEAEAQWDSLGKRLLIPEAVFQAANRGEGRALMTVAHEVGHALLGHDGNLNRAPTGGRAERVSAKLRSMEYQARRYAAAFLIPDTPTVRQLDATALSERYRVSMSAAIVRHSELRSGESARALPLRQASLDL; from the coding sequence ATGCGCCATGCCTTCCTCACCGACGCCCAGATCGACGCCCGCGCCTTGGCGCATCGGCGCGGACTCGGCTTCGCCGACGATCAGGCCGTCGATGCCATGACGCTGCTGGCCAGGCTCAAGGCGCGCTACCCGGAGTTTTCCTACGAGCGGGTGCCTGATGGTTCGCTCGGCGAGGCCGAGGCGCAGTGGGATTCGCTGGGGAAGCGCCTGCTGATCCCTGAGGCCGTGTTCCAGGCCGCTAATCGAGGCGAGGGCAGAGCGCTGATGACGGTCGCACACGAGGTCGGCCACGCACTGCTCGGCCATGACGGCAATCTCAATCGCGCGCCGACCGGCGGGCGGGCCGAGCGGGTCTCGGCGAAGCTCCGGTCGATGGAATATCAGGCGCGGCGCTATGCGGCCGCCTTCCTGATCCCGGATACACCTACGGTGCGCCAGCTCGATGCGACCGCGCTGAGCGAACGTTATCGGGTCAGCATGAGCGCCGCGATCGTGCGCCATAGCGAGCTTCGTTCCGGCGAGAGCGCGCGGGCCCTGCCATTGCGACAGGCCAGTCTCGATCTCTAG
- a CDS encoding pyridoxal phosphate-dependent aminotransferase produces the protein MTIAATGLPPAPKPAARAQGVSPFIVMDVMNAAEAIERRGGSVVHMEVGQPSAATPASIRAAAARALEDGRIGYTQALGIGSLRARIARHYRDTYGVEVPAERVVVTTGSSGGFILSFLACFEPGARIAITAPGYPAYRNILIALGLEPVAIPVGPETRYALTPELIARAHAEKPLAGVLTMSPANPTGVVMAPEAIAAVAAECRRLGLWYISDEIYHGLTYERPATTALAADPDTIVVNSFSKYYCMTGWRVGWLVVPERLVRVIERLQQNFSISVPMLSQVAGEAAFDATAECEAIKTGYAENRAYLLKALPEIGLGDFLPVDGAFYIYLDIGRYSNDSMSFCRDALENAGVAITPGLDFDEGRGARTVRLSFAGSLAECEEAVARLGRWLKTR, from the coding sequence ATGACCATTGCCGCTACCGGCCTGCCGCCGGCGCCGAAGCCCGCCGCCCGGGCACAGGGCGTCTCGCCCTTCATCGTCATGGACGTGATGAACGCGGCCGAGGCGATCGAGCGGCGTGGCGGTTCGGTCGTGCATATGGAGGTCGGGCAGCCTTCGGCGGCGACGCCGGCCAGCATCCGGGCGGCCGCGGCCCGCGCTCTGGAGGATGGCCGCATCGGCTATACCCAGGCGCTCGGCATAGGCTCGCTCAGGGCCCGGATCGCGCGGCACTATCGCGACACTTACGGTGTCGAGGTCCCGGCCGAGCGCGTCGTCGTGACGACCGGCTCCTCCGGCGGTTTCATCCTGAGCTTCCTCGCCTGTTTCGAGCCCGGCGCGCGCATCGCGATCACCGCTCCGGGTTATCCGGCCTATCGCAACATCCTGATCGCGCTCGGGCTCGAGCCGGTCGCGATCCCGGTCGGGCCGGAGACACGCTACGCGCTGACGCCCGAGCTGATCGCCAGGGCCCATGCCGAAAAGCCGCTCGCCGGCGTGCTGACGATGAGCCCGGCCAATCCGACGGGCGTGGTGATGGCGCCCGAGGCGATTGCGGCGGTGGCGGCCGAATGCCGGCGGCTCGGACTCTGGTATATTTCCGACGAGATCTATCACGGCCTGACCTATGAGCGGCCGGCGACGACGGCGCTCGCCGCCGATCCGGACACGATCGTCGTCAATTCCTTCTCCAAGTATTATTGCATGACCGGCTGGCGGGTCGGCTGGCTGGTGGTGCCGGAGCGGCTGGTCCGCGTGATCGAGCGGCTGCAGCAGAATTTCTCGATTTCGGTGCCGATGCTGAGCCAGGTCGCCGGCGAGGCCGCTTTCGACGCGACCGCGGAATGTGAGGCGATCAAGACCGGCTATGCTGAGAACCGCGCCTATCTGCTGAAGGCGCTTCCGGAGATCGGGCTCGGCGACTTCCTCCCCGTAGACGGGGCCTTCTACATCTATCTCGACATCGGCCGATACTCGAACGATTCCATGAGCTTCTGCCGGGATGCTCTCGAAAATGCCGGTGTCGCGATCACGCCCGGGCTCGATTTCGACGAGGGGCGCGGGGCGCGGACCGTCAGGCTTTCCTTCGCCGGCTCGCTGGCCGAATGCGAGGAGGCGGTGGCGCGCCTGGGGCGCTGGCTGAAGACGCGCTGA
- a CDS encoding mechanosensitive ion channel family protein — translation MVAMRNWLKTMALCGVALLVGAVAVPLPAVAQHAKTDAPTVLTLRGDETPETVRKLVDALSAGGRKVEIRIAGKGEAAAAPAASAVAGAALPLSSSSAPAEHETQAEAFWDHFVDGVSQGLAAIPRLAQIPDAWRTAWAQNRNGSAGWWLAVGLVLAFAVAGLFRLATAGWFARRLRPEGPEFTPRLIASSWGLLQDLATLALWLVVLHAVRRFWLPEPDLAHMVLRTIANGLTIGAGYLILGRFLLAPGAPERRVMPLPRAERAFKFLIFFGILTPVLLTATVSIQHTTGPGAVVGLFALVGIVSTVFKVWWFIDARHDLAALILHSAHEPGPTRRVIALTTGWVYAALAVLIWMVGNASSMMEGGARWAEAAALTQFIIVLAPILAVGITSLMACRQAHAAAMGETAPLSLAVGHALRAAAGGAIWAGGFYLLARLWAGFLFGVSSDQFTMLMRQAGGVAVLAFGGWVAIVFLRSFFDAYTPKPVASLPGDEDAVPHDHVPSRLATVLPVLRGVVLAAVFGLTALVLLSRLGVDIGPLLAGFGILGLAISFGSQALVRDIVSGFFFMLEDAFRVGEYVDTGRLKGTVEKISLRSMQLRHQSGQIHTVPFGQVQSLTNASRDWATVKFNVRLDHSADIEKARKTIKKVGLALLEDPEYGPHFIAQLKMQGVADITDSAIVIRLKFTGKPNQASMLQREALKRVYRGLNEAEVPFASNAVTVKEGGGRSTAAAIAAVPPPTPLVPAAE, via the coding sequence ATGGTCGCGATGCGGAACTGGCTGAAGACCATGGCGTTGTGCGGGGTGGCGCTGCTGGTTGGCGCTGTCGCAGTCCCGCTGCCGGCCGTGGCGCAGCACGCCAAGACGGACGCGCCGACCGTGCTGACCCTGCGCGGCGACGAGACGCCCGAGACGGTGCGCAAGCTGGTCGATGCCCTGTCGGCCGGTGGGCGCAAGGTCGAGATCAGGATCGCCGGGAAGGGCGAGGCAGCTGCCGCCCCTGCGGCGTCTGCCGTAGCTGGTGCAGCGCTGCCGCTATCGTCGAGCAGCGCTCCGGCAGAGCATGAAACCCAGGCCGAAGCCTTCTGGGATCATTTCGTCGATGGCGTATCGCAAGGCCTCGCCGCCATACCGCGCCTTGCCCAGATACCGGATGCCTGGCGCACTGCCTGGGCGCAGAACCGCAATGGTTCGGCCGGCTGGTGGCTTGCAGTAGGCCTTGTACTCGCGTTTGCCGTGGCCGGGTTGTTCCGGCTTGCGACAGCGGGCTGGTTCGCGCGCCGGCTGCGGCCGGAAGGGCCCGAGTTCACGCCGCGCCTGATCGCGTCCTCCTGGGGCCTGCTACAGGACCTGGCGACGCTCGCGCTCTGGCTCGTAGTGCTGCATGCGGTGCGCAGATTCTGGCTGCCGGAGCCCGACCTTGCCCATATGGTGCTGCGCACGATCGCCAACGGCCTTACCATCGGCGCCGGATATCTGATCCTCGGACGCTTCCTGCTCGCTCCCGGTGCTCCGGAACGTCGGGTCATGCCGCTGCCGCGGGCCGAGCGGGCTTTCAAATTCCTGATCTTCTTCGGCATTCTCACGCCCGTCCTGCTGACGGCGACGGTGTCGATCCAGCATACCACCGGCCCCGGAGCCGTCGTCGGGCTGTTCGCCCTGGTCGGCATTGTCTCGACCGTGTTCAAGGTCTGGTGGTTCATCGATGCGCGGCACGACCTCGCGGCGTTGATTCTCCATTCCGCGCATGAACCCGGGCCGACGCGCCGCGTGATCGCCCTGACGACGGGCTGGGTCTATGCCGCACTCGCGGTGCTGATCTGGATGGTCGGCAATGCGTCCTCGATGATGGAGGGCGGGGCGCGCTGGGCGGAGGCTGCCGCGCTGACGCAGTTCATCATCGTGCTGGCGCCGATCCTGGCGGTCGGCATCACCAGCCTGATGGCCTGCCGGCAAGCGCATGCGGCGGCGATGGGCGAGACCGCGCCGCTCTCGCTTGCGGTTGGCCATGCGCTACGCGCCGCGGCCGGCGGCGCGATCTGGGCCGGCGGCTTCTATCTGCTGGCGCGACTCTGGGCCGGCTTCCTCTTCGGCGTCAGTTCCGACCAGTTCACCATGCTGATGCGCCAGGCCGGCGGCGTCGCCGTGCTCGCCTTCGGCGGCTGGGTGGCGATCGTATTCCTGCGCAGCTTCTTCGACGCCTATACTCCGAAGCCCGTGGCAAGCCTGCCGGGCGACGAGGACGCCGTACCGCACGACCATGTGCCATCGCGGCTGGCGACGGTGCTGCCGGTCCTGCGCGGCGTCGTGCTCGCTGCTGTGTTCGGGCTGACCGCATTGGTGCTGCTGTCGCGGCTCGGCGTCGATATCGGGCCGCTGCTCGCCGGGTTCGGCATTCTCGGCCTCGCCATCTCCTTCGGCTCGCAGGCGCTGGTGCGGGACATCGTCTCCGGCTTCTTCTTCATGTTGGAGGATGCCTTCCGCGTCGGCGAATATGTCGATACCGGCCGGCTCAAGGGCACGGTCGAGAAAATCTCGCTGCGCTCGATGCAACTGCGCCATCAGAGCGGACAGATTCACACCGTCCCGTTCGGCCAGGTGCAGTCGCTGACCAATGCCAGCCGCGACTGGGCGACGGTGAAGTTCAACGTACGCCTCGACCACTCGGCCGATATCGAGAAGGCGCGCAAGACGATCAAGAAGGTCGGGCTGGCCTTGCTGGAAGACCCAGAATACGGGCCGCATTTCATCGCCCAGCTCAAGATGCAGGGCGTCGCCGACATCACCGATTCGGCGATCGTGATCAGGTTGAAGTTCACCGGCAAGCCGAACCAGGCCTCGATGCTGCAGCGCGAGGCGCTGAAGCGAGTCTATCGCGGCCTGAACGAGGCCGAGGTGCCGTTCGCCTCGAATGCGGTCACGGTAAAGGAGGGGGGCGGCAGGAGCACCGCTGCCGCGATCGCGGCCGTGCCGCCGCCGACTCCGCTGGTGCCGGCCGCGGAGTGA